In Salmo trutta chromosome 24, fSalTru1.1, whole genome shotgun sequence, the DNA window TTCTCCCTTGTTCCACCCCCTATAGCCTCACCAGGCCTTCTCCCTTGTTCCACCCCCTATAGCCTCACCAGGCCCTCTCCCTTGTTCCACCCCCTATAGCCTCACCAGGCCTTCTCCCTTGTTCCACCCCCTATAGCCTCAATAAGCCCTCTCCCCCTACAGGCTTGCTTGGTCCCTCTCCTGATGAGTAGATACTGTCAATTACGCAAAATTCAATAAAATATGGTTTGTGGCCTGAAGAGCTTTAAAATTTAATAAGGATTTTTTAGCTTCTACAGGTCTGTTGTGGACGAACAACCACCCAAAATAAGCACCCCTGTGCGTTACCCTAGCTGTGCACAGAACCTCAGTTACCACATGTACCTGCTGCTTACCCTTATTTCTATGTTCTCTTTATTTCCAATGGAAACTTTAATCAACTGAAATCTGATTTTTTTATTGTCACAAGACATAGCACCGCCATAGAGAAAGTGCTCAGCCAGTCTTTGGCCCCAGTACACACAGGTTGTATAATGCATTTGACACAATGATTgtgataattaaaaaaaaaaagatggagACGGTTCTGTTGTGCagacaaataaaaacaaatggcAAATGTGTCATACATCAGTTGGATAATCTGAGTGTGTGTACTATCGTAGGCCTTTGAGTGAACACAGTTGACCTTTTCTGCAGCTGACCTCTGTGTCATTAACAATAACTCCTGTTGTGGTGCTTTAAGGTCACCGATTCGAGGACAACCCTGGGGTGAGGCGTCATCTGGTGAAGAAGTCGTCTCGATGCCAGCTCACTCAGAACAGCAACAGCTCTCCACCCCAGTCCAGCctgaagaggaagaagagagcgGCCGACAAGAAGACCCATGAGGTGAGACATCGACTACACAGCGCCAGTTGATTGGTTAATTGATAAATTGATTGATTGGATGTATTACATAATTAATAACACACGATCTTCCAAGTATTTTTTTACTAAAGATTAAGCAGCTCTAAAGCCAGGGGACTTTACTTTACAGTAAGGACTTCACTTTACAGTAAGGACTTCACTTTACAGTAAGGACGTGTGTTGCCAGAATCTCCTGTTGGAGTCATGACATAGGCCTAAGCCCTCAGTCATGAGCTtaggatatatattttttgactgTATGATTTAATCAGTGACCATGGGAACATATGTTCTAAATTTGTTTACTATTCTATCAGTGTTATCTGAGTAGATCACATTCTGTCCCATTTGCAATGGAATGACTATTTGGTCCCCTGAATGTTCCTGGAAGGTTAGAGCTAACATCTACTTTCTTTTTCTCGGTTCTTGGACTAGAAAAGAAGACACATGACCATAGGTGAAGTAATGGATAACTAGTTGTCTGTTTGGTACCTGTAGGTGAAGTAATGGATAACTAGTTGTCTGTTTGGTACCTGTAGGTGAAGTTATGGATAACTAGTTGTCTGTTTGGTACCTGTAGGTGAAGTAATGGATAACTAGTTGTCTGTTTGGTACCTGTAGGTGAAGTAATGGATAACTAGTTGTCTGTTTGGTACCTGTAGGTGAAGTAATGGATAACTAGTTGTCTGTTTGGTACCTGTAGGTGAAGTAATGGATAACTAGTTGTCTGTTTGGTACCTGTAGGTGAAGTAATGGATAACTAGTTGTCTGTTTGGTACCTGTAGGTGAAGTAATGGATAACTAGTTGTCTGTTTGGTACCTGTAGGTGAAGTTATGGATAACTAGTTGTCTGTTTGGTACCTGTAGGTGAAGTAATGGATAACTAGTTGTCTGTTTGGTACCTGTAGGTGAAGTAATGGATAACTAGTTGTCTGTTTGGTACCTGTAGGTGAAGTAATGGATAACTAGTTGTCTGTTTGGTACCTGTAGGTGAAGTAATGGATAACTAGTTGTCTGTTTGGTACCTGTAGGTGAAGTTATGGATAACTAGTTGTCTGTTTGGTACCTGTAGGTGAAGTTATGGATAACTAGTTGCCTGTTTGGTACCTGTAGGTGAAGTTATGGATAACTAGTTGTCTGTTTGGTACCTGTAGGTGTTTGTGGAGCTCAACGAGCTGATAGTGGATAAGAACCTGAAGATGCGCtggaaggagacggctcgttggATCAAGTTTGAGGAGGACGTGGAGGAGGAGACAGACCGCTGGGGAAAACCCCATGTGGCTTCGCTCTCCTTCCGCAGCCTGCTGGAGCTCCGCAGGACCATCACacatggtgacacacacacacacacacagatacacacacacacagatacacacacacagatacacacacacacagatacacacacacacacacacacagatacacgcacacacacagatacacacacacacacacagagatatacacacacacacacacacacagagatacacacacacacacacacacagagatacacacacacacacagatacacacccaGTCACAAACTTACCACTAATAAAACCTTGTCTCCCCCCTCCATGCCACCCTAAGGTGTCGTCCTGTTGGACCTGGAGCAGACCACTCTGCCTGGCATCGCCAACCTGGTGGTGGAGACCATGATCATCTCAGACCAGATCAGAGCGGAGGACCGGGCCAACGTGCTCCGTGCCCTGCTGCTCAAACACCAGTGAGTGGTCATCTATCCAGGCTTCAGCTCAGAGGACGTTAAGATTCCACACCTGTTAATATACATGGTGTCAAGAACGTGTATCGTCACCCCTAAGTCTTAATCAGATGTCAATCAGAGAGAGGAAGTCCAGGGCTGTTTCTCAaacggcaccctgttccctatgtagtgtcttactttttcaaatcaaatcaaactttatttggtcacatgcgccgaatacaacaggtatagtagaccttactgtgaaatgcttactgatgagcccttaatcaacaatgcagttgaagatatagagttaagaaaatatttactaaaaaactaaagtaaaaaaataaaacattcttttttttttactgcccTACTGTTTTCCAAAGCCCATTGGATCTGTggttctggtcaacagtagtggacattttagggaatagagtgccatagaGAGGCCACATCTACTGGCATTGCAGTAAGTGATGTTGGACCTCAAACCAGGATTACAAGTGGGAGgtcaacatttgtaaaaaaataaatctcaCTTGACAAAGAGATGTCAATCTCAATGTGGCTTCCCCGGTGAAATAAGCTACTGTACAGTTTTAAATCATTCAAATATAAATCATTTCAGTCCTACATGAAAATACTAAAGAGTATCACCCCGATGCCAACCCTCCCTCCCAACCTCCATTGTCTTATCTTTCTATTGATCTACAGTTCATTACCATTTGCCCTAACAGAGCTGCTGCGTTGGCGGCACATGATAGATTTCAACCAGAATTATACAGTATCATGGAGAAAAAAGGCTTGATGAATATGAGCAGTCAAATGTAATTAGGCTGAGGGCAGAGCAGGATGAACACATGAATGAAGGATAAAGGAAGACTTTCTCTATGTATGTTTTGTTGTCTTCAATGTGGTGGTTTGCCACAGTTCAGTACAACCCCAAAAGTCTTACGTTTGAGCACAGGCCTATGTGGCATCAATGCATCTCAAACTATACACGTGCATACACACCTTTTCAATATGTGTGAACCCTCCCTTCTATCTGTCTCTGACCTCAGATTCAGTTTTTGCTAAGCCCAGATTGGTCCCTAGTCCCAGCTTGGTCCCTAGGCCCAGCTTGGTCCCAGCGCCGTCCCCAAGCCCTCCAGTGAAGAAGAGGACATAATGGTACCATGTTTGTCCATCAACTGTATTAACTTACCATGGTGTTTACAGTTATTCTGTGGTGAAACATGAATGTTTTACGGAGACTCAACAGTCATGGTTTTCTGactggtgttgtggtgtgttccTGGGGTTTGCTTGAAGCAATCATCCATTTTTCTTTTAATGGTATGCCTTTTGGATGATCAGATGGATAGGTCTAGGCCTTTTGGATGATTGGATGGATAGGTCTAGGCCTTTTGGATTATCGGATGGATAGGTCTAGGCCTTTTGGATGATCGGATGGATAGGTCTAGGCCTTTTGGATGATTGGATGGATAGGTCTAGGCCTTTTGGATGATCGGATGGATAGGTCTAGGCCTTTTGGATGATCGGATGGATAGGTCAAGGCCTTTTGGATGATCGGATGGATAGGTCAAGGCCTTTTGGATGATCGGATGGATATGTCTAGGGCTTTTGGATGATCGGATGGATAGGTCTAGGCCTTTTGGATGATCGGATGGATAGGTCTAGGCCTTTTGGATGATCGGATGGATAGGTGTAGGCCTTTTGGATGATCGGATGGATATGTCTAGGGCTTTTGGATGATTGGATGGATAGGTCTAGGCCTTTTGGATGATCGGATGGATAGGTCAAGGCCTTTTGGATGATCGGATGGATAGGTCTAGGCCTTTTGGATGATTGGATGGATAGGTCTAGGACTTTTGGTGTCAGTGTCTGAGGTCGATCGTTGTGTTGTATTAGCGTGTTCTTTTAGACCTGTTGCTACAGAGCATTTGGATTGGTACAGGTTACAATCACCAATTTCATAGTCTGTCAGAAGGGACAATAGGGAAATAGCATCAATAATGTCTCTCATGGAAATCAAAGTCCTTTTTATAGTTGTGATAGTGAAGCTTGAGGACAAATATGGTTTCAGTTGTATTAAGTCCATACATTGTCAAGATATTCTGGCTTCATCCCAGAAGTAGCACCTGCCTAGTCTCTGTCTTATGATGCCAACTTCCCTGTACGCCATGTCACACCAAGAGTCAGTGACAAGTCACCTGACAGTCTGTCACCAACCATAGAGCAAACTGGGCCAGGTGGCACCTCTGTTAACCGTTCAGAGAGATTCACTGTATGTgcagcataaacacacacacattacacacataaCAGACGGTGATCAACACCCCCGCCACCAGGCCTCGTCACACACACCCCATCAGTTGAAACCTTTCGGCAACGTTTCCCATCATGTCACCAGCTGCTTTCCATGGGAAAAAGCTGTCTAATTGGCTGAGCCAGTTCAACATAGGAATTGATGATGTGGAAAGAAAGACATCAAGGTGGCTGTAGAATTTAGCTCATGGCTTACTCAGTCTGGGCGCTGCCTGAGCACAATCCGGTGTGGTGTCACACCTtgttcctttgttttgttgagctTTTGTGTCCAACTCGGGAGGCGGGTAACGAGAGCAAACGGACctaatgatggtggtgatgtcACCTTTGGGTTGGAGCGGGAGTGTGATcaaactgtctgtgtgttgtgaggggcctgctctctcacacacacacacacacacacacacacacacacacacacacacacacacacacacacacacacacacactgcagtgtcTTTGTTAACAGAGACACACCCATCACAATTCAGTGGAGCCCATACGCTGAAAGAGCTGTTGGACTGtatgtatggaggattgttcccTTTCTGTTTCCTTTCCTTTCTGTCTGCATAAACTATCAGCCACTCACCAACGTATTGAAGGAACACATTATATAGTTTAACAACCTTCATGAAGTTCCAATCCTATTGCATTGTGTCCCTCTCCCTGCCCCATGCTCTTAATGTAATACAACGTCCTGTATCTCCTGCTTCCAGCCACCCCAACGACGAAAAGGAGGGCCTTTTCCATCGCAACCACTCTACTAAAAGCCTTCACGGCAGCTTCCAACGCAACCACAACCACGTTCCCGACACCAAGGCGGCCCTAGTGGCTGAAGATCCTACAGAGGTCCTCCACCATGAAAAGAAGCAGCAGAGCAGAGATGCATTTGTGAGCTTGTCTGTTTAGTTTAGTGCACATCTATAGGCTGGAGTGGAGATGGATGCTGCTTGAAGCTGCTTGGATGCTGCTTGGGTGCTGCTTGGAGGCTGCTTGGGTCCTGCTTGGGTGCTGCTTGAGTGCTGCTTGGACACCGCTTGCGTGCTGCTTGGAGGCTGCTTAGGAAGAATGTTGCTCTATGTTTCAATTTGTGCAGCAGGCCGCCTAGTGGTTAgacaggcagcctagtggttagacaggcagcctagtggttagtgtgcccagtgtggcagccccacgcacctctccaaaacctgtatatcaaatcaaattgtattggtcacatacacatggttagcagatgttaatgcgagtgtagcgaaatgcttgtgcttctagttccgaccatgcagtatgTAGGTGTGTCTTTCGGAAGGGTTGGCTTAAAAACGGAAGTCAAATTTCAATTAgaccttgtgtgcaattgaccaataaagtgatctaAGGGCTCTAATTCAACTGGAtcactgaagcgttacagattgtgcgatagaaatgtaaaggtaatttcagaATGAGCCAACATAGGCAGCATTTACCTTGAATGCAGTCTGCGCTAATGCAGGAACAATGCCAATCATGGCTGTAATGCTGAACTTCCATTATACGGCTTGAATAGAGCCCAGTAGCTCTTCATCTTAATCGGTAGGCTGGAGTGGAGATGGATGTTTAAAGATGAAAGTTTTGGTCCAGTACAGTTAGAGTTGCGAAGACAATTAGCATTTTATATGTGTGTCTGCATCTGAGTCACACGCCTGAATCGTCCTTCAGATGGACAGACTACACTGCTTCTTGGCTCAATAGCCTTGTCCAATTCCTCTGAAAACAGTAGAGGAGTCATTTGAGTAGATGATTACAAGTTCTGAGACATGGAGGATATTACAAAAATTCCACCTTGAAATGTCATATCGTTTTTTATTTTGACCCCATTATATACACCTGTCTATAACATACATTAGGCCAGGGGTATTCAACCCCGCCCCTACGAGGTCCGCAGCCTGCTGGTTTTAtcttctacctgatcattaagTATACCCACATGGTGTCCCAAGTCTAAATatgtccctgattagagggaaacaattaaaaaaagcagtggaactggctttgaggtccagagttgagtttgagggcattATTGAGTGTACTAAAACATCAGATATATGCGGCTAGTACAGTAATGCAGCCACGGTGGGAAACAAACACAGATAGTTCTTGGAATTGGAAACAGAAAGAAAGCTCCTATTAGCCACTCCACATGTGGTGAATTACGTTGTTAGTCAGCTTACAGAGGTTCTCCTTGTTAAAACTTCTTGACTGTGAAACTGTAATGTTCCCCGTGGCTTGAAACGTTGGAAAATTTCAAACAACTCATCAAACATCAATAACTCCAGTCGTATTCAAAATATTTAAAAGGGATTTTACCATTTCATACCTGTCACTTTGTCGATTTCTGTATGTTAGGGGTagacaactagattcagccgcgggccgatCTTTGTcagagtggatggtcagggggcaggaacataattataatattTTGTACTCTGCAAATTGatcacaactaagcccaaaaagagattgtatttgaaaataacaataaattcataacttgattacattgagacatgatcacatatgtttctttgtttattgtgggaatacttgggttGACATTTCcgaaatatatgtattttttgctGAATTCTTGGTGATTTTACAGTGATTTTACAGTCTTGTTTATgacaaaaatattttttggggggcaaaaACAAAATCCCTCACGGGCATTTAGCCGACCCCTGTTTGACTGTTCGTGGTTCATAACAATCTGTAAAATTGACAAATgtagcctttttttttttaaatacgctTGTGAGCTTTGGACAAACTGAGGCTAAGGAAAGAGCCTGTTGCTGTGAATGTCTGGTAAAAGCTTTGTGTTAGCACATGCCACAGGCTTAACATGAAATACATTCTGAAGTTTATCTTACACCCACCCACCTGTTAACGTTTGTCTGGTTTATCACATCAGAAATCATTCCATCCCCCCCTTCCGATGGCTCTCCAACAACAGGTTACCAAACACACAAAACTCCTAGCCAAGATTCCCAAGGACGCAGAAGCAACCGTGGTCTTAGTGGGTAAGCTTAAGGAGTGTGGGCGTGATGGTGCTGGTATCTATGTGCAAGCATGTGTGCAGgagtgtgtgacgtgtgtgtgtgtgtgtgtgtttgtatgcgtgtgtctgaatgtatgttgtgtgtgcgtgtgttttggaTGTACATGTATTTCCAGGCTACATTTATAAATATTGACTTTTTCCATTCACGTGATAGGCCTAAGGTGTTGTGTACCAGGGTTCTCCCCAAAGAATGCAAGGGTGGCGCTGCGTCAGCTTGTGGACAGGCTGTGCCACTctgtcaaatatatatatattttttttttttactttatttgttaTCTTTTAAGGCCATGCACCATACCTTAATatagtatttattttttgctctagattgcaggaaatggcagttacaggtgttaaacccccccaaaatctctGAATCACTCCCCCTCTCCAGTCACCGCCCCCACCCCATGCTCCACCCCCTGCCGTACTCAGCAGTACAACATTGTTTAAAAATCCTGGGGTGAACCCTGTATACCAATTCATTTCTAGCTGGCACAACTCACCTCTCCCCTGACAGTGATAGCAAATGCGATTTCTCAAACAAAATAGCTGCCCTGGAATGACCCTTGGATATATCCAGTCCATGCATGGTTAGCCTAACTTGCCTTTGTTAGCCATCACCCATCAGCACAAGCATTGGTCCCAGAGAGCCTCCACTGTGTGTCATTCCTCAGGTTGCGTGGAGTTCCTGGAGCAGCCAGCCATGGCCTTCATCAGGCTGAGTGAGGCGGTCCTGCTGGAGTCAGTCCTGGAGGTGCCGGTGCCGGTCCGTTTCCTCTTTGCACTGCTTGGACCCGCTCAGTCCAACATGGACTACCATGAGATTGGACGCTCCTTCTCCACCCTCATGTCTGACAAGAACTTCCACGAGGTGGCCTACTTTGCGGATGACCGGCAGGACCTGCTGAACGGCATTAATGAGTTCTTGGACTGCAGCATCGTCATCCCCCCATCGGACGTGGAAGGCAAGGACCTGCTGAAGACAGTAGCCTCCTTCCAGAAACAGATGCTGCgcaagaggaaggagagagagaacaccaagACCCACCCCACCCCCTGGACAGACCAGGAAACCAAAGGTGATTATAATGTCTTTGATTGATttaattactttttatttttgattttttttgtattCCTACAGTCCTTATATCATTACGAGTATATTTTCTTAGACGATTCATTTATTTAGCCGATACCTCATGTGTGAAGAACATATGTACCCGTTTAGAGTCCCAGGACTAGATTGAGAATCCCAGGCATACTGTATATGtaagtttctgtctgtctgtctgtctgtctgtctgtctgtctgtctgtctgtctgtctgtctgtctgtctgtctgtctgtctgtctgtctgtctgtctgtctgtctgtctgtctgtctgtctgtctgtctgtctgtctgtctgtctgtctgtctgtctgtctgtctgtctgtctgtctgtctgtctgcctgcctgcctgcctgcctgcctgcctgcctgcctgcctgcctgcctgcctttcttttttttcacctttatttaaccaggtaggccagttaagaacaagttcttattttcaactgcgacctggccaagataaagcaaagcagtgcgacacaaacaacacagagttacacatgggataaacaaacgtacagtcaataacacaatagaaaaatctatatacagtgtgtgcaaatgtagtaagattagggaggtaaggcaataaataggccatagatgtgcaagtagaatgAATGAATGtgcaagtctgtctgtctgtccaaacCGCACTACAGAGGTGAGCCAGgatgagcaggaagaggaggaggaccaggAGGTGGACCCCATGAAGAGGTCGGGCATCCCCTTCGGAGGCCTCATCCATGACATCAGGCGGCGCTACCCTCGCTACGCCAGCGACATCAAGGACGCCTTGGACTCACAGTGCATCGCCGCCGTCATCTTCATCTACTTCGCCGCCCTCTCACCCACAATCACCTTTGGAGGGCTCCTGGGTAGGAGAGCATGGGGGCTCATGCCCACAATAATTGTTTTTCTTCTACCTCAAGAATGTGATTGACTGACTTGTCAGAACAAACAATGACATGTTTGCTATCCATCCTAAGAGGATGTGTACTCCAtaaagagctagctagctaaataaccaGCTAGCTTGATAGATCCTCAAATTGGAAAAAAATGTTGTGACGACCTAGCTAGCTGGGCATCACCATTTCCTTGTATCTCTACTGTACATGTCACTGTAGGTTTTAGATACTGATTTGTTCATTGATACTGTACAGTGTTCTCATTAACTAGAAAGTAGCTGTTACTGAATGAGAGGAAGTTTAAAACTGTCTGTCAATATCCTTCTGCCTTTCCATTTAAACAGGAGAGAAAACGGAGGGCATGATGGGAGTGTCTGAGCTCATCATCTCCACGGCAACCCTGGGGGTACTTTTCTCTCTGATGGCCGGACAGCCCCTCCTCATCATCGGCTTCTCAGGACCCCTGCTGGTGTTTGAGGAGGCCTTCTACAAGGTGCCTGAACAGAAACATATTTACAGCATGGCGATGGTAGATTTATAATCCATCCAAAAATCACAGTCATTTTATGCATTCAAAAAATTGTCATGACAACGTTAGGAAAGTTCATGTTCCATTTGAAAGCCTATTTTCTCCTATTCTGAGCCCAATAGCCCTCTCCTGCAGTCAAATCACcttgtggcctcatgggtggaatgttatacattttttcagaaataataaacattattttaaaaaccCACTGAaaagtgtttctatgtcaaactgttttgttatatttcagtcttctgtgatgtatggAAAGTGTAATTTTGGGATGCAaatttaaaatgtaatacatttcaactctatatctgacgtggtacaggtgtcttctttatTCTAAGGCaaaaaccatgtgtgtgaggtgtatacatttgtttcaaagtagatttgtttaataaGACTACCAAGGAACACTCTGTGTAACCCTGATTTAGCCCTCggcagtaaaaggttaaacatctatttaaccctccctcccttttccaCCCTCAGTTCTGCCAGGCCCAGGGCTTTGAGTACCTGACGGGCCGGGTGTGGGTCGGCTTCTGGCTCGTCTTCATAGTGCTGTTGATAGTGGCGGCCGAGGGAAGCTTCTTGGTTAAATACATCTCACCCTTCACCCAGGAAATATTTGCCTTCCTCATCTCACTCATCTTCATCTACGAGACCTTCTCCAAGCTCATCAAGGTACAACCAGTAGACAGTGTTTTACATGACGACAGTCTAAAGGGCTGTATCTTTGTTGTTCTTTGGAAAAGAATAGAATAGATAAAATTGACCAGATGTGGTATTTGGCATATAATAATCACTGAAATTAAAATAAATCATTTTATGGTAAGTCCCAGCTGGTGACATGGGTATTTTTCCTTTTTACAGGTATTCCAGGAGCATCCTCTGATGAGAAGCTACCCGCCTGCCTTTGGCCTTCCTGGCATGGAGTTCACCAACCCCACAGACCCCCACGGCCCCATCCTAAACCAACCTAACACGGCCCTGCTGTCTTTCATCCTCATGCTTGGTACCTTCTTTGTGGCCTACTTCCTTAGGAAATTGCGCAACAGTCGATTCCTGGGCGGGAAGGTAACCTATCGCAGCCATTTTCTCAGAAACCCATCGTGTGTTTTCTATGGGCTCATGTCAAGTTTTTTATCATGTGATCCCCCAAGGCCAGAAGAATCATCGGAGACTTTGGCATCCCCATCTCCATCCTGTTCTCTGTACTGTTGAGTTACTCCGTCCCGGACACATATACCCAGGTAACCATGACAACTAACAACTAACTCCTCCATCTATCGATACAGATATCTAAAGgctccactccatccctgataacTACACGCCCTAACTCACACACCACTAACACATTGAATATTTAAATAACGTCTCTCACAACCAACTCTCCTGTACTTCCTCGTCATAACAACTTTGCCCTGACTGGTCCTGTTTCTGTCGCTTGGGGTTTTACAGAAGCTGAATGTACCGTCTGGTTTCTCGGTCACGTCTCCTGACAAGCGGGGCTGGTTCATCAGTCCGTTCGGCGACCTCAAGCCCTTCCCCGCGTGGATGATGGGGGCATCGGTGGTGCCCGCCCTCCTCGTCTTCATCCTCATCTTCATGGAGACACAGATCACCTCGTAAGTGTTGCAGGTTGCTATGGTAACACAGTTCACTTTTGTTCAGTGAGAGAGTGTCAGTCCCTATAGTGGTGCCTGTCAGATGTGTTAGACTAGATCAGCTTGTGATCAGTATACAGGTTGGCtcatgcatacagttgaagtcgaaagtttacatacaccttagccaaatacatttaaactcagtttttcacaattcctgacatttaatcccagtaaaaaaatccctgttttaggtcagataggatcacaactttattttaagaatgtgtaatgtcaaaataatagtagagagaatgatttatttcagcttttatttctttcatcccattcccagtgggtcagaagttcattcattcaattagtatttggtagcattgcctctaaattgtttaacttgggtcaaacgttttgggtagccttccacaagcttcccacaataagttgggtgaattttggcccattcctcctgacagagctggtgtgactgtgtcaggattgtaggcctccttgcttgcacacactttttcagttctacccgcatattttttatgggattgaggtcagggctttgtgatggccactccaataccttgactttgttgtccttaagccattttgccataactttgtaagtatgcttggggtcattgtccatttggaagacccatttgcgaccaagctttaacttcctgactgatgtcttgaaatgttgcttcaatatatccacatcattttccttcctcatgttgccatcgattttgtgaagtgcgccagtccctcctgcagcaaagctgctgccacccccgtgcttcacggttgggatggtgttcttcggcttgcaaacataacgatgatcattatggccaaacagttctatttttgtttcatcagaccagaggacatttctccaaaaagtatgatctttgtccccatgtgcagttgca includes these proteins:
- the LOC115161327 gene encoding anion exchange protein 3 isoform X3; the encoded protein is MGRNYNEKDFEYHRHTFHHTHHPLSTHLPPPQRLHKPVLSMDLKRRRKKKRKNKKTSMAPSEVTPTIHEVDEEEEESETEGRDLAATPTEQADDQQQFSLGSEENLGPAVPLTSFHMESEQQHPPPEKATLATAEVVEGELEEAQQDIREQPEDEEGDEESTNRCPPSADPPSMTTRGWFRRNPLHTAPRTSYDLRERVCIGSMTAMETAVYRKVPTDEAEAQMLASADLDDMKSHRFEDNPGVRRHLVKKSSRCQLTQNSNSSPPQSSLKRKKRAADKKTHEVFVELNELIVDKNLKMRWKETARWIKFEEDVEEETDRWGKPHVASLSFRSLLELRRTITHGVVLLDLEQTTLPGIANLVVETMIISDQIRAEDRANVLRALLLKHHHPNDEKEGLFHRNHSTKSLHGSFQRNHNHVPDTKAALVAEDPTEVLHHEKKQQSRDAFKSFHPPLPMALQQQVTKHTKLLAKIPKDAEATVVLVGCVEFLEQPAMAFIRLSEAVLLESVLEVPVPVRFLFALLGPAQSNMDYHEIGRSFSTLMSDKNFHEVAYFADDRQDLLNGINEFLDCSIVIPPSDVEGKDLLKTVASFQKQMLRKRKERENTKTHPTPWTDQETKEVSQDEQEEEEDQEVDPMKRSGIPFGGLIHDIRRRYPRYASDIKDALDSQCIAAVIFIYFAALSPTITFGGLLGEKTEGMMGVSELIISTATLGVLFSLMAGQPLLIIGFSGPLLVFEEAFYKFCQAQGFEYLTGRVWVGFWLVFIVLLIVAAEGSFLVKYISPFTQEIFAFLISLIFIYETFSKLIKVFQEHPLMRSYPPAFGLPGMEFTNPTDPHGPILNQPNTALLSFILMLGTFFVAYFLRKLRNSRFLGGKARRIIGDFGIPISILFSVLLSYSVPDTYTQKLNVPSGFSVTSPDKRGWFISPFGDLKPFPAWMMGASVVPALLVFILIFMETQITSLIVSKKERRLVKGSGFHLDLLLIVTLGAMCPLLGLPWLTAATVRSVTHVNALTVMSKATAPGEKPVIQEVKEQRLTGLVVAVLACPS
- the LOC115161327 gene encoding anion exchange protein 3 isoform X2, producing the protein MTDPMGQENQGPPAPCPEVVMGEKHPKTKTTTNILTPGTLGTPHQRLSVNHRHNEGAEVVHRASQFNMEGLEDFEEFVLNFDDYDLLESIHDHLGSPEDAAPLEPDHDQLGSPENPEPLGPISHRFEDNPGVRRHLVKKSSRCQLTQNSNSSPPQSSLKRKKRAADKKTHEVFVELNELIVDKNLKMRWKETARWIKFEEDVEEETDRWGKPHVASLSFRSLLELRRTITHGVVLLDLEQTTLPGIANLVVETMIISDQIRAEDRANVLRALLLKHHHPNDEKEGLFHRNHSTKSLHGSFQRNHNHVPDTKAALVAEDPTEVLHHEKKQQSRDAFKSFHPPLPMALQQQVTKHTKLLAKIPKDAEATVVLVGCVEFLEQPAMAFIRLSEAVLLESVLEVPVPVRFLFALLGPAQSNMDYHEIGRSFSTLMSDKNFHEVAYFADDRQDLLNGINEFLDCSIVIPPSDVEGKDLLKTVASFQKQMLRKRKERENTKTHPTPWTDQETKEVSQDEQEEEEDQEVDPMKRSGIPFGGLIHDIRRRYPRYASDIKDALDSQCIAAVIFIYFAALSPTITFGGLLGEKTEGMMGVSELIISTATLGVLFSLMAGQPLLIIGFSGPLLVFEEAFYKFCQAQGFEYLTGRVWVGFWLVFIVLLIVAAEGSFLVKYISPFTQEIFAFLISLIFIYETFSKLIKVFQEHPLMRSYPPAFGLPGMEFTNPTDPHGPILNQPNTALLSFILMLGTFFVAYFLRKLRNSRFLGGKARRIIGDFGIPISILFSVLLSYSVPDTYTQKLNVPSGFSVTSPDKRGWFISPFGDLKPFPAWMMGASVVPALLVFILIFMETQITSLIVSKKERRLVKGSGFHLDLLLIVTLGAMCPLLGLPWLTAATVRSVTHVNALTVMSKATAPGEKPVIQEVKEQRLTGLVVAVLVGMSLVMTDVLRHIPLAVLFGIFLYMGVTSITGIQLYERITLMFTPAKHHPEHIYVTKVKTWRMNMFTIIQLACIMLLWVVKSTVVSLAFPFILIMTVPLRRLILSRIFEERELQALDGEDESSPNFDEDGQDEYNEIHMLV